CCGCCTTAGCTCAGTCGGCTAGAGCGACGCACTCGTAATGCGTAGGTCGACGGTTCGATTCCGTCAGGCGGCTCGGTACGAAGCCCAGGTCATCGGCCTGGGCTTCGCCATTTCCCGAGGTCGATCACCTCACCGCTGGCGGGTCGAGTCCTCGGAGGGTCCTTGTCCCGTGCGGCGACGCCTCGCCCAGCCGGTTGGCGACCGCGTCCAAGTCGTCACCGGACAGCCCCGCGTACACGTCCAGCGACTCGCCGCACTGTACGGAAGCAGATGCTGAAGCTCGTGGGAGCCCGTCGAAGGCCCGTTCCGGTGGAGCTGATGCTTCAGGGGGAGTCGTACGGTGCGTGGCTGGTGAAGGGAGGTCGGCGGTAATCATCGGACCGGTGGTGACACAAGCCAGGGTGAGAGTTCGTCAACCAGGCGGGAGTCTTGGATGGGTCCACCGGGAAAACGCGATGAGGACTGGTTCACCAGGGTCTACGGGGCCGATTACCCACACGTTGTGAAGTACGGCCGGCGTCGGCTTGCCGATCTGGACGCGGCGGCTGAACTCGCTCAGGAGGTGTTCGTCATCGCCTGGCGGCGTCGCCGCGAGGTTCCGGACCACAGCCTCCCCTGGCTGTACGGGGTGGCTCGTCGCCTGCTCGCGAATGAATGGCGAGCTCGGAGAGCTGCGCCGGATGTGCTACCGGTTACCGACGCTGGCCTGCTGCAGAAGCC
This genomic interval from Micromonospora coxensis contains the following:
- a CDS encoding RNA polymerase sigma factor, translating into MGPPGKRDEDWFTRVYGADYPHVVKYGRRRLADLDAAAELAQEVFVIAWRRRREVPDHSLPWLYGVARRLLANEWRARRAAPDVLPVTDAGLLQKPGSPGADETVGVADLQAALATLADLDQEILRLVGWEELTVSEAAQVLGCTRTTAAVRLHRARRRLDRAMSYRAVPPAQQPVLASPRKVM